The Styela clava chromosome 2, kaStyClav1.hap1.2, whole genome shotgun sequence genome contains a region encoding:
- the LOC120336166 gene encoding uncharacterized protein LOC120336166: MSGRRFLDSKRPKEIGNLYIGCNNVNINNRGKSTEFQAKRQGTDIAENVFIGCHNVKKDDREATCKVQGCTTGSASMDVFEGCSGVTIQHKNTIKEVVGGGIPGTETSIVTARNTKNFNLSSSDSNMTLRTAGLKGSSAGFIVLDRVEGGTLDFTSDSSADTNRTK; encoded by the exons atgTCGGGAAGACGATTTTTGGATTCAAAGAGACCGAAAGAGATTGGCAATTTATATATTGGATGTAACAATGTTAATATCAACAACAGAGGAAAATCGACAGAGTTCC AAGCCAAAAGACAAGGAACTGACATTGCAGAAAATGTTTTCATCGGATGCCACAATGTGAAGAAAGATGACAGAGAAGCAACATGCAAAGTTCAAG GTTGCACTACCGGTTCTGCGTCCATGGATGTATTTGAAGGATGTAGTGGTGTAACGATACAACACAAAAATACTATTAAAGAAGTTG TTGGAGGAGGCATACCCGGCACCGAAACATCTATCGTAACTGCACGAAATACAAAGAATTTCAATCTATCTTCAAGTGACAGTAATATGACACTGAGAACAGCGGGTTTAAAAG GTTCAAGCGCAGGATTTATAGTTCTTGATAGAGTGGAGGGTGGAACACTGGATTTTACTTCTGATTCTTCCGCAGACACCAACCGAACTAAATAG
- the LOC144431278 gene encoding choline/ethanolamine transporter flvcr2a-like, with translation MALGLIILLALVTLVQGESLNNTCDMSPCKNEGTCQNSNEEPHYTCACRPEYQGTQCENFKRSVAAMQYTVYSIRWMFAAALSIGIFNYEFTTLSYGTVNNVVTSFFEETPYATDALPIIAHAFGIFMTPFLILFAGKIGVRMQLIFGCVCALLGMLFNVLGFISRKTYYLLLIGNSLVGISDGFFYVLPMTLAASWFPVNERATVIGMTWLAGGFGNAFSGALFPGIFGNATDANVGLISSNKIQEVFASTFGVLCFLLFVSTISMWIFAADHPPSPPTAAQQNIIKQQNEEKEANCIVNLKTVVHLLQNRNFLLLTTSRALTVSVFGTTKVLNSSMILKTFPSMSDSFPGLLRTIGACVAALTSFATGRFLDRFGYYKESCIVSFIAIVLCSLGIFLGHYFKNIIAIGILYPLIMAIRLPTGVAIPELLLEATYPVNNLILMALYVVPLNFASVLFVSLERLILEIYGEAMASLVPLIANILALFLLLLANPKYKRSAMDERMKSNSVSRRDE, from the exons ATGGCGCTTGGCTTGATCATTTTGCTTGCTTTGGTGACTTTGGTGCAAGGAGAATCTCtgaata aCACGTGTGACATGTCACCTTGCAAAAACGAGGGAACTTGTCAAAATTCGAATGAAGAGCCGCATTACACGTGCGCTTGTCGGCCAGAATATCAGGGAACTCAGTGTGAAA ATTTTAAACGAAGTGTAGCAGCGATGCAATACACTGTATATTCTATAAGATGGATGTTTGCAGCTGCCTTGAGTATAGGTATATTCAACTATGAGTTTACAACATTATCTTACGGAACCGTGAACAACGTCGTTACCTCATTCTTTGAAGAAACTCCTTACGCAACAGATGCTCTGCCTATCATAGCTCATGCCTTCGGGATATTTATGACACCCTTCTTGATTCTATTCGCAGGAAAAATTGGTGTTCGGATGCAATTGATCTTTGGATGTGTTTGTGCACTCCTTGGAATGCTGTTTAACGTGCTTGGATTTATCAGCAG GAAGACGTACTATTTGCTGCTAATTGGAAACTCCCTTGTTGGAATATCTGACGGATTTTTCTACGTTCTTCCAATGACACTTGCCGCTAGCTGGTTTCCTGTGAATGAAAGGGCAACAGTCATTGGTATGACATGGCTTGCAGGAGGTTTTGGCAATGCCTTTTCTGGCGCACTTTTTCCAGGCATCTTTGGTAATGCCACTGATGCCAACGTAGGGTTAATTTCTTCCAATAAGATTCAAGAAGTTTTTGCGTCAACATTTGGAGTGCTTTGTTTTTTGCTATTCGTATCAACAATTTCCATGTGGATATTTGCTGCTGATCACCCCCCGTCTCCTCCTACCGCTGCAcaacaaaacataataaaacaacaaaatgaggAAAAAGAAGCTAATTGTATAGTAAATTTAAAGACAGTTGTCCATTTGCTACAAAACCGGAATTTTTTGTTGCTAACTACATCCCGTGCATTAACAGTTTCTGTATTTGGTACGACAAAAGTATTGAACTCTTCCATGATACTGAAGACATTTCCAAGCATGTCAGATTCGTTTCCAGGATTGCTACGGACCATTGGAGCATGTGTAGCAGCTCTCACATCTTTCGCGACAGGAAGATTCTTGGATAGATTCGGTTACTACAAGGAGTCGTGTATAGTAT cATTCATTGCAATAGTTTTGTGCTCACTTGGAATATTCCTCGGTCATTACTTCAAAAACATCATTGCTATCGGAATATTATATCCTTTAATAATGGCTATAAGATTGCCGACTGGAGTCGCCATACCTGAATTGCTGCTTGAAGCTACATATCCTGTCAATAATCTAATATTGATGGCACTGTACGTCGTGCCGCTTAATTTCGCTTCAGTACTGTTCGTTTCTTTGGAACGACTCATATTAGAAATTTACGGCGAAGCAATGGCGTCATTGGTGCCCCTGATAGCTAATATCTTAGCTTTATTTCTACTTTTACTCGCAAATCCGAAGTACAAACGAAGTGCAATGGATGAAAGAATGAAATCAAACTCGGTGTCTCGGAGAGATGAATAA
- the LOC144431279 gene encoding uncharacterized protein LOC144431279, with protein sequence MINDMPSTISSDNVGLFADDSALWHIGLNIEDLIISSQNSLDCIQSWCNQWGFKISVTKSIVVLFTRKRKLPPIQLHINGVILPVRNEVRYLGVYFDRRLNYKRHIEYVVQKCSKRINLLRLLIGTSWGANKSPLLSLYRSLVRPIIEYGMEAYFSASINAIRKIEIIQSQCLRIAAGGMMSTPKIALQVCCNEMPLIIRRLQLCLLYKAKLLTFVDHPCHEVIEHSWHEIFPNSPAFRTFGMIARTFDIDKLDISIIKAEEIPPWYLDEINIDDALSNILFPWYTPDQTKAISLDYINESYHSHVHIYTDGSKIDEKCGAAVYVPYNNSRMGFRLDKDCSSFDCEVFAIYSALTWSKNNYKRNILVISDCMSAIHAINNNSDQISNISSNIQTCLFELQEQGCKTTLLWAPGHVGIPGNEVADKIAKVSAAKVDVDKRLSQSQNKVKSQIRQFCANKWDQHFIQSDQAFHYKTIFPSIEDRSRIPLGHHEYWTKFYFDFRRDIAV encoded by the coding sequence ATGATAAACGATATGCCTAGTACTATTTCATCAGATAATGTTGGATTGTTTGCAGACGATAGCGCTCTATGGCACATTGGTCTCAATATTGAAGATTTAATCATTTCCTCTCAGAACTCGTTGGATTGCATTCAGTCCTGGTGCAATCAATGGGGTTTTAAGATCTCGGTCACAAAATCAATAGTTGTACTCTTCACCCGAAAGAGAAAATTACCACCAATACAACTACACATAAACGGTGTAATACTCCCAGTCAGGAATGAAGTAAGATACCTCGGAGTCTATTTCGATAGGCGCTTAAATTATAAGAGACATATCGAATATGTTGTACAAAAATGTAGTAAACGGATTAATCTGCTGCGTTTGCTTATTGGAACTAGCTGGGGAGCTAACAAATCACCTCTTTTGTCATTGTACAGATCCCTAGTTCGACCCATTATTGAATATGGTATGGAAGCCTATTTTTCAGCATCAATAAATGCcataagaaaaatcgaaattatcCAATCTCAATGTCTACGCATCGCTGCAGGTGGCATGATGAGTACTCCTAAAATTGCTTTACAAGTTTGTTGTAATGAGATGCCATTGATTATAAGACGACTACAATTATGCCTCTTATATAAGGCTAAACTGCTAACATTTGTTGACCATCCTTGCCACGAAGTCATCGAACACTCATGGCATGAAATATTTCCCAACTCTCCAGCATTTCGTACATTTGGTATGATTGCAAGGACTTTCGATATTGACAAATTGGATATTAGTATTATTAAAGCCGAAGAAATTCCCCCATGGTATTTGGACGAAATTAATATCGACGATGCATTATCGAATATACTTTTTCCTTGGTATACGCCCGACCAAACAAAAGCTATAAGTTTGGATTATATAAATGAATCTTATCACTCACACGTGCATATCTATACCGATGGgtcaaaaattgatgaaaaatgcgGTGCTGCGGTTTATGTTCCATATAATAATTCTCGTATGGGTTTTAGGCTAGACAAAGACTGTTCCTCGTTTGATTGCGAAGTTTTTGCAATATATAGTGCCCTTACATGGtcaaaaaataactataaaaGGAATATACTTGTCATATCGGATTGTATGTCTGCTATACACGCTATAAATAATAACTCGGATCAAATTAGTaatatatcttcaaatattcagACTTGTCTTTTTGAGTTACAGGAACAAGGATGCAAAACCACACTACTATGGGCTCCAGGACATGTTGGCATTCCGGGTAACGAAGTCGCCGACAAAATAGCAAAGGTATCAGCGGCGAAAGTCGATGTGGACAAAAGATTATCCCAATCACAAAACAAAGTCAAATCACAAATTCGACAATTCTGCGCTAATAAATGGGATCAACATTTTATACAAAGTGACCAAGCGTTTCATTACAAGACAAttttcccctcaattgaagacaGATCAAGAATTCCACTTGGTCACCACGAATAttggacaaaattttatttcgacttcaGACGGGACATTGCCGTTTAA